From the genome of Desulfobaculum xiamenense, one region includes:
- the wtpA gene encoding tungstate ABC transporter substrate-binding protein WtpA, whose amino-acid sequence MKFVAARILCVAALAAFTVAMAAPAAFAEPKGQLIIFHAGSLSVPFKAMEQEFEARYPGVDVLREAGGSTKLARMISELGKPADIMASADFVVIDKTLVPGFADANVRFASNQLVLCYTDKSRYASEITPENWMDILLRKDVVWGHSDPNLDPCGYRSVMVLQLAEKFYGRKGLYEALLANRPQENIRPKSVELISLLESGNMDYAWEYLSVAVQHGLKYVALNDHINLGNYKMDPFYAQAEVEVTGKKPGTFITRKGSSCTYGVTILRDAPNREAAEAFMAYLLDPEGGLRILREMGQPPFIPARVPSQEMKDKLPAGIAKLVEVRD is encoded by the coding sequence GTGAAATTCGTAGCCGCTCGTATCCTTTGTGTCGCCGCGCTGGCGGCGTTCACCGTTGCGATGGCAGCCCCCGCAGCGTTCGCCGAGCCGAAGGGCCAGTTGATCATCTTCCATGCGGGCAGTCTGTCCGTGCCCTTCAAGGCCATGGAGCAGGAGTTCGAAGCCCGCTATCCCGGCGTGGATGTCCTGCGCGAGGCCGGTGGCAGCACCAAGCTCGCGCGGATGATTTCCGAGCTGGGCAAGCCCGCCGACATCATGGCCTCCGCCGACTTCGTCGTTATCGACAAGACTCTCGTACCCGGCTTCGCCGACGCCAACGTGCGCTTCGCCAGCAACCAGTTGGTGCTGTGCTACACGGACAAGAGCCGCTATGCCTCGGAGATCACCCCCGAGAACTGGATGGACATCCTCCTGCGCAAGGACGTGGTGTGGGGACATTCCGATCCCAACCTCGACCCCTGCGGCTACCGCAGCGTGATGGTGCTTCAGCTCGCCGAGAAGTTCTACGGCCGCAAGGGGCTGTACGAGGCGCTGCTGGCCAACCGTCCGCAGGAGAACATCCGGCCCAAGTCCGTGGAACTGATTTCCCTGCTCGAAAGCGGCAACATGGACTACGCGTGGGAGTACCTCTCCGTGGCCGTCCAGCATGGCCTGAAGTATGTGGCCCTCAACGACCACATCAATCTTGGCAACTACAAGATGGACCCCTTCTACGCGCAGGCCGAGGTTGAGGTTACCGGCAAGAAGCCCGGAACCTTCATTACCCGCAAGGGCTCGTCCTGCACCTACGGCGTGACCATTCTGCGTGACGCTCCCAACCGTGAGGCTGCCGAGGCCTTCATGGCCTATCTGCTCGACCCCGAGGGAGGTCTGCGCATCCTGCGCGAGATGGGCCAGCCGCCGTTCATTCCCGCCCGCGTGCCCTCGCAGGAGATGAAGGACAAGCTTCCGGCGGGCATCGCCAAGCTGGTCGAGGTCCGCGATTAG
- a CDS encoding ABC transporter permease — MTDKAASFPFRRKVGAYALPLSGGVFPWLCGACGAVVMAFILLPLYEMISQPSLEALTEAASDPEVRQSILLSIWTSGAASAAVFALGTPLAWLLARASFPGRKLVESVIDLPIMLPHPVVGIALLSIAGRGHWLGDALGAAGLRLMGTSFGIVVVMAFVGLPFYVSAAKSGFEGVPARLENVSRSLGAGCAATFLRVTVPLCWRHMLAGFIMCMARAVSEFGAIIIVAYHPRVAPVLMYERFTAYGLRYSQPVAVWLIAVCLVLFLLLRVVTQPSRRAA; from the coding sequence ATGACCGACAAAGCAGCTTCATTCCCGTTCCGCCGGAAAGTGGGCGCGTATGCGCTCCCGCTTTCCGGCGGCGTGTTTCCATGGCTGTGCGGCGCGTGCGGCGCGGTGGTCATGGCCTTCATCCTGCTGCCGCTCTACGAGATGATCTCGCAGCCAAGCCTCGAAGCGCTGACCGAGGCCGCGAGCGATCCCGAAGTGCGCCAGTCCATACTGCTCTCGATATGGACGTCCGGGGCCGCCTCCGCCGCCGTGTTCGCGCTGGGGACGCCGCTGGCGTGGCTCCTCGCGCGGGCGTCGTTTCCGGGGCGCAAGCTTGTGGAGAGCGTCATTGACCTGCCGATCATGCTGCCGCATCCGGTGGTGGGCATCGCGCTGTTGAGCATCGCCGGGCGCGGGCACTGGCTGGGTGATGCGCTGGGCGCGGCGGGGCTGCGCCTCATGGGCACATCCTTTGGCATTGTGGTGGTCATGGCCTTTGTGGGCTTGCCCTTTTACGTGAGCGCGGCCAAGAGCGGCTTCGAGGGCGTGCCCGCGCGGCTGGAAAACGTGTCGCGCAGTCTTGGTGCCGGGTGCGCGGCGACGTTTCTGCGCGTCACGGTTCCGCTGTGCTGGCGGCACATGCTGGCCGGGTTCATCATGTGCATGGCGCGGGCGGTGAGCGAGTTCGGGGCCATCATCATCGTCGCCTACCATCCCCGCGTGGCACCGGTGCTCATGTACGAGCGCTTCACGGCCTATGGTCTGCGCTATTCGCAGCCCGTGGCGGTGTGGCTCATCGCCGTGTGTCTCGTGCTGTTCCTGCTTCTGCGCGTGGTGACGCAGCCATCGAGGAGGGCCGCATGA
- a CDS encoding ABC transporter ATP-binding protein, translating to MIRMEHLDIVLPGFCVRDVNLDVADGEFFALIGPTGSGKSLVLESVAGLVPQARGRITVAGRDVTALPPERRGVGIVYQDNALFPHLSVMENITYGLRYHRLAGDEAARRVEWLVDVLGLSRIRERGVCNLSGGEQQRVSLARALAVNPPVLLLDEPLSALDPNFREEIRALLKTLHAELGTTFFMVTHDFAEALFLAERVGVLRDGALEQVGPVRDVFCRPRTPFVAEFVGMKNVFEAHFAPGEAVFHGLRCPLPHPVADGCGHVALRPEDLVLSRDGGIPDHYVRYEGNVRTVCDLGFVYEVAVRCGSADFRALMDRRSLMESDIRSGDAVSVGFSAGAVHAF from the coding sequence ATGATCCGTATGGAGCATCTGGATATCGTCCTGCCGGGCTTTTGCGTGCGCGACGTGAATCTGGACGTGGCGGATGGCGAGTTCTTCGCCCTTATCGGGCCGACTGGGTCGGGCAAGTCGCTGGTGCTGGAGTCCGTGGCCGGGCTGGTGCCGCAGGCGCGCGGGCGCATCACCGTGGCCGGGCGCGACGTGACGGCCCTGCCGCCAGAGCGGCGCGGCGTGGGCATCGTCTATCAGGACAACGCGCTGTTCCCGCATCTGTCGGTCATGGAGAACATCACCTATGGCCTGCGCTATCACCGCCTTGCCGGTGACGAGGCCGCGCGGCGCGTAGAGTGGCTGGTGGATGTCCTCGGCCTGTCGCGCATTCGTGAGCGGGGTGTGTGCAATCTTTCCGGCGGCGAGCAGCAGCGCGTGTCGCTGGCGCGGGCCTTGGCCGTGAATCCGCCCGTGCTGCTTCTCGACGAACCGCTTTCCGCGCTGGACCCCAACTTTCGCGAGGAGATTCGCGCTCTGCTCAAGACCCTGCACGCCGAACTTGGGACCACGTTCTTCATGGTCACGCATGACTTTGCCGAGGCGCTGTTCCTCGCCGAGCGGGTGGGCGTCCTTCGTGATGGGGCGCTTGAGCAGGTGGGACCGGTGCGCGATGTGTTCTGCCGTCCTCGGACGCCTTTCGTGGCGGAGTTCGTGGGCATGAAGAATGTGTTCGAGGCGCATTTCGCACCGGGGGAGGCCGTGTTCCACGGGCTGCGCTGTCCGTTGCCGCATCCCGTGGCCGATGGATGCGGCCATGTGGCGCTACGGCCCGAGGACCTCGTGCTTTCGCGCGACGGTGGCATTCCCGATCATTACGTGCGTTATGAGGGAAACGTGCGCACCGTGTGCGACCTCGGTTTCGTGTACGAGGTCGCCGTGCGTTGCGGCAGTGCGGATTTTCGAGCACTCATGGACCGGCGCAGTCTCATGGAATCCGACATCCGCAGTGGCGACGCGGTGAGCGTGGGCTTCTCCGCCGGGGCCGTGCATGCATTCTGA
- a CDS encoding molybdopterin-guanine dinucleotide biosynthesis protein MobB, with the protein MIAVSIVGYKDTGKTTLAVALGEELKSRGVRVAAAKFTHHGLDGADTDTDRLRETYGVCAGLSDSGAALFWKGKRYLPDIAPLLDCDVLVVEGGKSLGWLPRVMLLRSIADAGALDQGLALASYGTIAVPDMTNVTDVVTLADLVLARGFALPGLDCGSCGRKDCAALAREIVEGKATPDQCRARKGSVSVSVGGVPVPMNGFVSDLFSGAIMGMLRQLKGVSSGDVEITIKS; encoded by the coding sequence ATGATTGCTGTAAGCATTGTGGGATACAAGGACACGGGCAAGACCACCCTTGCGGTGGCCCTTGGCGAGGAACTGAAGAGCCGCGGCGTGCGCGTGGCGGCTGCGAAGTTCACGCATCACGGCCTCGACGGCGCGGACACGGACACCGACCGCCTGCGCGAAACCTACGGCGTGTGTGCCGGGCTGAGCGACAGCGGCGCTGCGTTGTTCTGGAAAGGCAAGCGCTATCTGCCCGACATTGCACCACTCCTGGACTGCGACGTGCTGGTGGTCGAGGGCGGCAAGAGCCTCGGCTGGCTGCCGCGCGTTATGCTCCTGCGCAGCATCGCCGACGCCGGGGCGCTGGATCAGGGCCTTGCGCTGGCGAGCTACGGCACTATCGCCGTTCCGGACATGACCAACGTCACGGACGTGGTCACGCTGGCGGATCTGGTGCTGGCGCGGGGCTTCGCTCTGCCAGGGCTGGATTGTGGGTCCTGTGGCCGCAAGGACTGCGCCGCCCTTGCCCGCGAGATCGTGGAGGGCAAGGCCACGCCCGATCAGTGCCGCGCCCGCAAGGGCAGCGTCTCCGTGAGCGTCGGCGGCGTGCCGGTGCCCATGAACGGTTTCGTCAGCGATCTCTTTTCCGGTGCCATCATGGGCATGCTGCGCCAACTCAAGGGCGTCTCGTCCGGCGACGTGGAGATCACCATCAAGAGCTGA
- a CDS encoding PhzF family isomerase → MIWKSLGLYAWGISFCDGWDARGNVFLPKIAFACGNSYSSRMNRNITVELVDAFTSTPGKGNRAGVVLDATGLSEAEMQAVAALVNVSETAFMIPTPEAADHELHIRYFTPTTEVPTCGHATVGAHHARARALGLADVTVFAKIGAGILPVDIVGSGEDMKVVMTQGEVVFSPPYGREMVDRILAALGLEAADLLPDLPVQEVSTGHSKVMVPIRSEDKLDSLTPDMAALVECSRAIRCNGFFVFTLNGPDAQNLTSGRMFAPAIGIDEDPVTGNGNGPCGAYLSLYGKLPAQDTFRYCGRQGVAMGREGIIEVTVHRRNGRPYKVQIGGVAVGSGRMDVLLMTSPEGAVTATKV, encoded by the coding sequence ATGATATGGAAATCCCTCGGGCTGTACGCGTGGGGGATTTCTTTTTGTGACGGGTGGGATGCGCGGGGTAACGTTTTTCTGCCGAAGATTGCCTTTGCCTGCGGGAATTCATACTCTTCGCGCATGAACAGGAACATAACGGTTGAATTGGTGGATGCGTTCACGTCCACGCCCGGCAAGGGAAACCGGGCGGGTGTGGTGCTGGACGCAACCGGATTGAGCGAAGCTGAGATGCAGGCTGTGGCCGCATTGGTCAACGTCTCCGAGACCGCGTTCATGATTCCGACGCCTGAGGCCGCCGATCATGAACTGCATATCCGTTATTTCACCCCGACGACGGAAGTGCCTACCTGTGGTCATGCTACCGTCGGTGCGCACCATGCCCGTGCCAGAGCACTTGGGCTGGCGGACGTCACCGTTTTCGCCAAAATTGGCGCGGGGATTCTGCCTGTGGATATCGTTGGGTCCGGTGAGGACATGAAGGTCGTCATGACTCAGGGGGAGGTGGTGTTTTCGCCACCCTACGGCAGAGAGATGGTTGATCGGATTCTTGCCGCACTTGGTTTGGAGGCTGCAGATCTGCTACCTGATCTTCCTGTGCAGGAGGTCTCCACTGGGCATTCCAAGGTGATGGTTCCCATCCGTTCCGAGGACAAGCTTGATTCCCTGACGCCGGATATGGCGGCCCTTGTCGAATGCAGTCGTGCCATACGCTGCAATGGTTTCTTTGTCTTCACACTCAATGGGCCGGATGCCCAGAACCTGACCAGCGGCAGAATGTTCGCTCCGGCGATCGGCATTGACGAGGATCCTGTTACCGGAAACGGAAACGGTCCTTGCGGGGCCTATCTGTCGCTGTACGGAAAGCTGCCTGCGCAGGATACGTTCAGGTATTGCGGCAGGCAGGGTGTGGCGATGGGGAGGGAAGGAATCATTGAGGTGACGGTACACCGCCGGAATGGCAGGCCGTATAAGGTGCAGATCGGTGGCGTGGCTGTCGGGTCTGGGCGGATGGACGTGCTCTTGATGACGTCTCCAGAGGGGGCCGTCACCGCGACGAAGGTGTAG